The Desulfuromonas acetexigens genomic sequence GCGGAAAAGCGCAATCGCGACGCCTCCCGGCTGCGCAAACGCAAGCCGAAAAGCCTCGGCGGCCGCAACCTGCGCTGAGGGAAGGGAGATAACGAAATGGGCGCTTGCCTGAAGGGAAAATCGGAGAACAAGCCGAAGCAGGGACGCTTTCGCTGCGAGCGCTGCGGGGCGGTTTCAAAAAAGGAAAACCACCTCTGCAAACCCGATGAACTGACGAAGAAAGCGGTGAAAAAGCTCGCAGCGAAGAAGGGAAAAGCCGCCAAGGACTAAACGCCTCAGTCTTTCTCCAAGGCCTGTTCGATGCGCTCGACCAACGTTTTGAGGACTTTGACCCGGGCGTAGCGCTTGCTGTTGGCCTCAACCAGGGTCCAGGGGGCGATTTCAGTGCTGGTGCGCTCGACCATGTCGCACACCGCCTCTTCATAAAGGGGCCATTTCTCCCGGTTGCGCCAGTCGTCCTCGGTAATCTTGAAGTTCTTGAAGGGAATCTCTTCCCGCGCCTTGAAACGCCGCAACTGCTCATCCTGATCGATAGCCAGCCAGAATTTGACGACCAGGGTGCGGTTGCGGATCAACTGCTCCTCGAAATCATTGATCTCACCGTAGGCGCGCATCCAGTCAGTCTCGGCGCAAAAACCCTCGACCCGCTCCACCAGCACCCGGCCGTACCAGGAACGGTCGAAGATCACCAGCTTGCCCCGCTCGGGCAGATGTCGCCAGAAGCGCCACAGGTAGGGGTGATCATCCTCCTCGTCCGTCGGCGCAGCGACCTGTACCACCTGGTAGCGCCGGGCGTCGAGCGCCCCCGTCACCCGACGGATGCTCCCCCCCTTCCCGGCCGCGTCGTTCCCCTCGAAGACCGCCACCACCGAAAGCTCGCCAAAGCCCTTCTTGCGGCTCAGCTTGTTGAGCTTTCCCTGCCATTGGGCCAACTGCTCCTCATAATCTTTTTTATCCAGATCGAGGCTCAGATCGAGAGCGCGCAGCACGTTAAGCTCATCGATACGCGGAACCAGGGGCGGCACCGTCACCGCCGGCTGCGGCGGCACCGTCTCGACCGCCAGGCGCTGCCGCAGTGCCTGCAGCAAAGCTTCACCTAAAGTCAGCTCCCGGTAACGGGCATCGTAGCCCTCGATGATCGTCCAGGGTGCCTCCGCAGAACTCGTCTGCCGCAAAGCCCGCTCCGCCACCTGCCGGAACTTACCGTAATGTTTGTGATTGCGCCAGTCGTCCTTGTTTACCCGCCAGCTGGTGGCGGGGTCCTTCTCCAGCTTGTCGAACCGCTTTTTCTGACGCTTTTCCGACAGATG encodes the following:
- the pap gene encoding polyphosphate:AMP phosphotransferase → MFESAELGHAIDAERYNQELPRLRRELLEAQLELVEARRFAVIIIIAGMDGAGKGDTVNVLNEWMDPRHIQTHAPGEPTETDLARPPMWRYWRALPPKGKIGIFFDAIYSEAIRDRVYDRIGNSELDQALERGNRFEKMLVDEGALVLKFWLHLSEKRQKKRFDKLEKDPATSWRVNKDDWRNHKHYGKFRQVAERALRQTSSAEAPWTIIEGYDARYRELTLGEALLQALRQRLAVETVPPQPAVTVPPLVPRIDELNVLRALDLSLDLDKKDYEEQLAQWQGKLNKLSRKKGFGELSVVAVFEGNDAAGKGGSIRRVTGALDARRYQVVQVAAPTDEEDDHPYLWRFWRHLPERGKLVIFDRSWYGRVLVERVEGFCAETDWMRAYGEINDFEEQLIRNRTLVVKFWLAIDQDEQLRRFKAREEIPFKNFKITEDDWRNREKWPLYEEAVCDMVERTSTEIAPWTLVEANSKRYARVKVLKTLVERIEQALEKD